GGAAGAACCAGACCAACAGTGTCGTCGTGTTCGATACGGAGGTGGGATCCCAACTCGACCAACAGTTCCAGCAGTGGATCGACGACCATCGTGATAACTACGCAAACGAGATCTTCATGGAGGACTTGGTGAAGGAACTGGAGCAACTTGACGACGAGGAGGAGAAGGAGCGACGAATCGAACTATGGATCGACAATCGCGACACTCAGCTCTCGGAACAAGGGGAGTTTCACTCCAACGTCGGCAACGAGTTGGAGAAGCTTGGTGGCGAGGTCGACCGCGTGGTCGGGGTAACTGACGACCCCGACGAGGCGGACGAGGTTGTCACAATCCAACACGAAGAGGTCGTGCCAGAAGACGAGGAGACCGGATCCAGCTCGGATGGATCAGGCGATAACGCCGAGAGTACTCCGGAAGGAGTCACCGCAGCAAGGACGCCCGAGTACACCATCACGCTCTCGACCCAAGGATACGAGAACGATGGCTACGTCAACCAGATGAAAACCGACCTCAAGCGCCGAGGCGCAGACGTCGGCTCCGACGCCATCACGACACCCATCGAGGGCTACACGAACTACCTACAGACACGCTACGACGTGCCAAAGATGTGGGTGGACGAGGGTGCAGGACGCGTTCACCTCCAGCACGGAGAACACCACCGAATTCTCACTGCCGACCACGATCCGGATCCAGCGGTACTCGATGCCGCTCTCTCGAATATCGAGGACTACGTGGAGACGGTCGATAGGTGGGGAGAAACGAACAACAGCCGAGCGGTGAAGGCCCACATGTACGAGGGGATACTCTACGGGCTGTGGGCACCCTTCGTCAATCTGTACGCTCGTCAGTTCTATGGGAACGTGACCCTCGACAACGCCCTACAGTATCTGTACATCTTCGGCGAGTCCGACGCCGGCAAGGACATGTTCACCGAGTTCGTTCTGCGTCTCGTCTCGGACGACCTCGTTACGGGTGGGGCAGATGCCGACAACGTGGGGAAGAACCAGATTCGGGCACTTCGGAACATCGACACCGTGTTTCCCTACATGATCTCCGACATCTCGAAGCAGAAGATCGAACGCATCGACACCCTGCGGAACTTCTGGCAGGACTCGTGGCATCCGACGAACGACATCGCCTACCCGTCGATCATCTTCACGAGTAACGACTCCCGGCCGAATGACTGGTTCCGCAACCGGACGAAGATGCTTCACTTTGACGTGGCGTTCCCCTCAAATCCCGAGGATGAGGGGTTCTACGAGGCACAACAGGATTTGAACGAGATCCTCGACGAGCGCAATCCGATATTCGCCTACGTCTCTCGTCGTATCCTCGAAAACGAGATGTACCTCGATGCGGCTGGGACAGTCGAAGACGTTCGACGCGTCTTCCTCGACTTCTACGATCAGGCCGGCAGAAAGATCCCGGAGTACTTCCCAAGGGAGCCTGCGAATCGCCGGTACAATATCGGGAAACGAAAGTGGCGTCAGGCGTACGAACGGGGCGATGTCGAATTCGAGCGTCGTGAAGACCAGCTCATCGCCGAGTTCAGTCTGGAGCCACATGAACTCTACAGCTACCGCAAGACGCTCCCGACGAAGATGCGACCCGAGAAGAGCGGTCGGAACATTATCGTCAAGAATCCCGACGACTTCAGCGAGTGGCTCAATCTAAACGAACTGACTGCCCCTGACGACGCTGATACCGAAGGTGGGTTCCTGAGCCGCCTCTTTGGGTGATGGAACCGGACGACTGGTTTGTTCGTCGAATCGAGGCTCGTTTCGTGCAACAATATGAGTCATACGCTGCCGCCGTGTTCAACATTTATTTATATCGAATGGTGTCAGTCGACCGTGCCGTCTATCGTCGACAATTGCGACGCGTGCGACGCCGAGGTCGAATGGGAAGTCGATGAAGACCTACAACATTCCTCCTGTTCCAAGTGTGGGACAAGACACATCGTGTCTGTCCACGAGCAGATGGTGTCTGAGCATGAAGAAAAGACCGAAGCAGAACGCCAAGAGATGTTCAATCGCCTGAACGAGTGGATGGACGAGAGGAGAATCGGACGTCAGTGATCACCCAGTCGTACATAGCATAGACACGAACACGCGTGGAACAGATGGTTTCAGGCGGCCTCATGAATCAATGTCCCTTTTTCAGTTGCTCTCGCTACGACGATCGACCAGAGAGACAGCAGCCTGCGGGTTAGAGTATATACCAGAAGGTTGGCTACGGGAGGGGTGCAGAATGACCGATTACGTCAGAGCACTGCACCCGTGCCCAGAACACGAGGGATGGTCAGACGATATCCCGGACGAACAGCTCCCCGGATGCGGAGAGACAGTACTAATCGAGTACCGTGATGCACCCCCGGTCGAGGAGGGTGACGTATTCCGAGACACCTGTCCGTCCTGCAAACGTCACAACGCTCGTCTGGAGGTACTCGTCGTCCACAGAGAGGATTAGTCGAGAACCTCTCCTCGAGACGATCCCGCTCGGCAAAACGGCGATGCAATGGCCGGATACAACCGGTCACTTAATACTTAGGGTTATATTTCCAAACCGAGAGGTAGTATTGTCGCTTAGAATGGGTATATAAGCCCATTCATAGGCGATGTTGACTGGTTATATATTATTGCTTATAATAGTTGCTGTGGCTTTCGAAGAACATCAGATCGAGTTCGTTCCAATTGACCGGCCGACCCTCAATCCACGAAACGAGGAGGTGTACTCTGACCGTGAGGACTTGAGCGACTCTTTCGTCGAAAGTATCCGGAAGGACGGCATCCTCCAACCATTAGTGGTAGCGGCCGACTGGCTACTCATATCGGGTCACCGACGTCTTGAGGCCGCTAAGAGGGTCGGATTCGACGAAGTCCCGGTGATCATGAGGGAGTTTACAGGCGAGCTTGAACGCCTCGAAGCCCTTGTTCAATACAACCTCCACCGGGAGAAAACGTACAGCCAGAAGATGCGGGAGGCAGAATTACTGGCCGAGGTAGAAGCCGAACGAGCGAAACGACGGCAGGGCACCCGTACAGACCTTCGGGAAAATCTTCCCACAAGTGGTCAACGTGAGTACGGACGTACCCGTGATAAGGTCGCTTCGGCAGTCGGGCTGGGTAGCGGAAAGACGTACGAAAAGGCTCTTGCCGTATGGAACGCAGCAGAGTTGGGCGATCCGGTCGCGAAAGGTGCGGTCACGCGTCTCGACACAGGTGACAGTTCTATCGAGAGCGCATGGCGGAAAGTCCGCAAACGGCATCCCACGGACGGCACTCCAAACACGAGAGAGACAGCAAAGAGCAACGGCGAACAGATAGACCCCAACGACCTAATCCTATCCGCGCACCAAGCTCATAACGACGTTGTGTTCAAAAAAATCCTTGACCTCCACGTCGAGCGAGGATCTGTTGTCGCCGACGTGACGTTCAACGAGGGGACGTTCTGGAAGCAGGTACCCCACGACGCGTACACCATACTTGCGACCGACATTAATCCGAAGTACTCTCCGTACTGTGAGGCGGTTGTCGATTATCGTGACCTACCTTACGAGGACAACAATATTGACGCAGTCGTACTGGATCCACCGTACGCGGAGGGCTTCTATTCCCCATCGGAACCATCTGACGAGGATGACTACTGGATCAAAGAGCGATACGGGGATGGGTCGAGAAGTGAGTTCACTTACCATGAGGCAGTCATCAACGAGTACGTTCTGGCTGGTCGGGAAGCCCACCGAGTTCTGGCGGACGATGGTGTCCTAATCGTCAAACTCCAAGACGAGGTGTCCCGTAACCAGCAACGACTCACGCACGTCGAAGTGACCAACATCTACGAGCAACAACTCGGGTTCACTGCAGAGGATCTATTTGTAGTCGTGAGGCCGGACAGGCCCACCTTCTCGAACATCAAGCGTCAGCGACGAGCGAGAAAGAACCACTCGTACTTCATCGTTTACAAGAAGCAGACCGTGAGCTAGACCTCGATATAGCCTCGTTTCTTGAGATACCGGTATTGGTCGTCGCGATCGCGGAGGATCCCATACGTCTTCATAGCCTTGTCTGCGTGGCGTTGGAGAGCGTCGACATCCTCGATGACGGCACCGTCGTAATAATCGAACTCCGTGGTGACGTCGACGAGCTTCTCACTGTCCAGCATACACCACGCGTGTTCGAGACCGCCGATGTCGAGGTCGAAAACACCGGCGAACCCATCCGTGTACCAGAATCGACTATCGTACTCCCACATCTTGAGAGAATTAGCCCAGCAGGCCTTCGTTTGAGGTTCCGTCTCTTCAATCGCCTCGGCGACCAGTTCACGTTCGGCCTCGGTCAACTCCTTCGAGACGGTAACCGGTCTCCCCGCAATCTGGTCGTGTTCGATACCACTACTGTTCACTGACTGACCGTGGTCGGCGACGAACTTGTGGACTGGAGATCGGCTCTTCGATGCGTGGACGAATTCCGTGGCGAGGTTCAACTACACGTGGAGGGACTCCCCGGTTTAGTCCCGTTGTCTCGGGGGGCCAGAACTGTAGACAACTCACATTGCCGAGATGACTACAACGATTCGCTTTCGGTACGGTGGATTAACAGTAGTCGGTGGGGAACGAGGTGTAATGAGTGCCGGCAACGACCAACTCCGGAGAGAGCTCGATGCGAAATTCCGTCCCCCACTGGACGTACTGCTTGACCCATCCCTCCTCGTCGCTCATAGCTCACTCAAGCGCCTGACCGGCTCCAAGATCTTCGAATCACAGACGCAAGCGACGCTCGGAGAAATGCCCACGAAGCCGCGAATCGGAGACCTGTGTGTCCCTGCGACCTTTCGAGAGCTACTCGAAAGCGGGGACGAACAAGTCGTCGAAAACACCGGTGTGTGGAGTTTCTATCGAGGACAGGCTGAGGCTGCGTCCCGTGACCAAATCATCGACTCGCTCGACAGAAACAGTGTAACCGGGTACTCGGTAGACTCCAGCCCCACGAAACTGCAGTGGGAGGAGGCACTGGACGGGTCGGTTCCGGACGAACAGCTACAGAACACGCTCAACGAAGAGTGTGGGTTCCTTCGGTCTGGTGGAATTGTCCTGTCGAGGACACCGACGTTCGTCAAAACGCTACGTGATGCAGGCTTGCCGACGGTCGATATCGGAAATGCACCTCTGGACGGTGATGTCAGCGAAAAATTGGCAGACATCGGGTACAGGAGTCCAGCAAGCGTCTGCGTGTTCAGTGTCTCGACGGCAGGGTCGACGGTCGATGCGCTCGTCGGTAACATCCTTTCGACTAATACCGATATGCTCCTCTACCGGCTTGGTACGTGACACCCCACTCAGTTACTGCAACACTCAATCCCAATCAGCCGTCTACCGTCGATTATCACAGGGTTCTCTGCCGTCAGCTCCCGACCACACCAGTCACACGCCGGATCCTCCATGACTCCAGAGCCGACTGCATACGGATACGACACTGTCGTTGAGGCGTCGTCGAGTCGGAGTGAAAGTTCGAGGTCGCCCCGTTCGTACATGACCGACGTCGCAGTAACGGGCCGAATCCGAACGGTGAGGGAGTGACGTTCTCGTATTTCTGCACGTTTCTCCGGAAACCCTCTCTCGATCTGGATCGTCAGATCGTCCAGCTCCGATCTGACATCGTCCAGTTCGGCACGAAGCTCCTTGCGCTTCCGAAGTGCCTCCACGCGTTCGGTCTGTTCAGCAGCCGTATCGATGGTGTCTGTCACCTCGGCGATTCGGTCGGTCAACGAGTCGATGTCCTCCTCTAGCTCGGAGCGTCGTTGACGTGCGAACTGCCTGTACTCGTCGAGTTCCACATCAGCGGCACGCGTCGCCCGCTCTCGCGTGTCCCGGACAACCGGAGCTATTGCGTCCTCGGCGTGGTTACGAGCGGTGTCGAGGCTATCCAACAGCTCTCGCTCGTCGACGTTCCGGCCTTCAGAGGGTGTCTGTCGGTCGCTTCCCTCGGTCAGGTCGAGATACGTCTCGGCCAGTCGAGGACGTCGCTCGTCGTCGCCGAGGTCGACAGCGACAGCGTGGAGATCTTCAGTCTGGTACTCGCTGACCGTCTCTATCCCGACGTGGAAGAGCGTACAGAGCGCCCGTCGGTCGTAGTACGGCGTGAACTTCTGGTCGGTGACCTCGGCCGGCCCCTCTGTGATCCACGGTGGGAGTCGGGGTTCACAGTCCTGCCATGTGAGAGCGACCGACCCGACTGGGGTTCGATTTGCGGCTTCGTCGATTAGTCGTTCGACGAAGGCGCTCTCTGGGGCGACGGCGAGTGCTCCCTCGCCGACCTCGGCCGGATCGTTTGCAATCTCCAGAACTGCGCCGTCCAGCTCGAGGTCAGTCTCGGCGTCGTCCGGGAGAGTGACTCTCCATCGCCGTCCCTCCTTCGTGATTTCGGCTCCGAGGCAGGTTAGATACGCTTCGGTGAGCCGCTCGACTGCCCGCTCCGTCACGGCCATCGCGGCATCAGTCATCGCTGGCCCCCAGATCGAATCCCTCGAACACGCCGCTGTTGAAGTCGTTCAGCTTGTCGGCGAGGTCACGCTGTTCCTGCAGGTCGATCGCCATCGCGTCGAAGTCGTTCTCCAACTCGACCTCTGAGCCCGCGTTGACCAGCCGATCGAACACGTCGTCCTCGAAATTCCGGCCAGTCTCTTCCAGCCGGGTCAGTATCTCGCTCAGCTCGCCGACGGACTGCTGGAACAGGTCGATTTTGTGGTAGAGCCGCTCCAGCACGTACTCCTCGATGGTATCCTTGAGCGCGATGTTGAAGACGTAGACTTCCCGATCCTGTCCGATACGGTGGATCCGCCCGATGCGCTGCTCCACCTTCATCGGATTCCACGGGAGGTCGTAGTTGACCATCACGTTGCAGAACTGGAGGTTGCGGCCCTCGTTCATCGCGTCCGTCGAGACGAGCACACCGCCTTCCTCCTCGAACCGCTTGACGATCTCTTCCTTCTGGTCGCTGGTGTGCCCACCGTGGAATGGGTGGGTCGTGTATCCCGCCTCGTCGAGCCGATCAAGTATCGCCTGCTGGGTGGCTCGGAACTGCGTAAAGACGATTACCCGGCCTTTGTCGACTCGTTCGCGGGCCTCCTCGGTGATATGCTGGACGCGTTCCAACTTCGTCGGGGTCTCGACAGCGTCAACGCGTTCGAGGATCTGTTCGAGCTGGTCAGTGTGGGCTGGCTGCTTCCCCTCCTCCAGTTGTTTCTCGACCGTCCCTCGGAGCGCAGCTGGGCTGCTGACGACTTCCTTCTGGAGAGTCATCAGCACCAGCTTCTGTCCCCCGCTCTCGCTGTACGCCGCTCTCACGTAGTCTGTGACGGACTGGTAGAGGTCGCGCTCGGCTGGCGACGGATCGAAGGTACGCGTCGTCACGTTGCGCGGCGTGAAGTCGATGTCCGTCTCCTCTCGGCGATTGCGGATCATCACCTTGCGCAACCGGTTCTGGAGTTCGTTGCGATTGACCAGCGTCTCCTGCGAGGAGTTGATGAAGTAGTGGTGGAACGACTCACGCGTCCCGAACAGACCCGGCCGCAGGAGAGAGACAATATTGTAGAGGTCGGTGACGTCGTTCTGTATCGGCGTCGCCGTGAGGAAGAACGCGTAGTCGTACGAGAGCTTCTGGAGGAGTTCGTAGCGGTCGGTGTCCTCGTTCTTGACGTAGTGGGCCTCGTCGAGCACGAGGACGTCCCAGTCGCGACTGAGGACGGTCGTGCGGTTGCTCTCACTCTTCGCGGTGTCTATGCTGGCGATGATGTGGTCGTGGGCGTCGAAGCCGGCGAAGTCGTCGTCGTAGTTGCAGGTAAAGTCGAGACCGAACTTCTCCAGCATCTCGGCCTGCCACTGCTGGGCGAGCTGTGCCGGCGTGAGGATCAACACGGCGTCGTCGGTGCCGCGATAGTGCATCTCCTTCAGAATCATCCCGACCTCGATGGTCTTGCCGAGGCCGACCTCGTCGGCGAGGAGGGCTTTGCCGTCCATCTCGAAGAGCGCCCGGTGGGCGGCGTTCACCTGATGTTCGAGGAGCTTGACGTTCTCCTCATCGAGGTGCGAGAGCGAGCGGAGTTCGGTATCGGGCTGGCCAGCCTTGAGTCGGTTGGCCTGTACCGTGAGGAGGTGGTCGCCGAGGGACGACGCGTCGGCGAGACGGTCGGTCAGATCGGTGTCCTCGTGGCGGATTTCGACGTCCACGAGGTCGTCTGTCGTCATCTATTCGCCCATCAATACGACGTTACTTGTAACTCAATGGTCGTCGCTGTATTAATTGGGAAGAAACGTCGCTTCCATCGAAATCAACCAGCACTATTTGGCGGTGAAATGATATATTATCCAAGCCACTCAGACATATCTCGGAATTCAGGAGCAGGCGAGTCACGAGGACTGCCCGGGTCAACGCCAATCAGCTCAAGAATGTTCGCGAGGAAGGCGATTAGGTGTCCTTTCTGGCGGCAGACTTCTCCCTTCGCTGCCCACGTTTCTTCCTCTACTCCACTGACGTTCCAGTTCTCAATGCCGTGTTCCTGACAAACGAACACCCAGTGAACTACGGTCGGGGTCTCCTCGTCGAGAGGATCACCTGCGGACAGTCCGATGGTGACTCCCAAGAGTCCGTTCTCTATCTCGTCACTCACATCCACGACGTCAGCGAATGTCTCAATTTCTTCAGAGGCCACTCCATTTAGCGTTTCTTCCGTCGGAAAACATTCATGCTGAACCTGATCTGGGAGTAGAACAGTCAACCCTGCTTTTATTTTCTCAATATCGAGCAGTGGGGGCTCAATGCCTAGAATCGAACATATATTTTCAATCTCTTCGGAGGAGAGTTGCCGATGTTCGCGAATTGTCTTCAGTAGTCTCTTCGCCTCGGTCTCAGATAGAGAGGTTTCTTTTACTTGATCCGGGTCGGGTTCAAATTCGTCGTCGACTAACGTCCCGGAGCCATCGGTGTATATCAAGCGTAAGGCTTTGAGCGTCTTGATGGTATCCCACGAGATGTCGTCCTCGTGGCAGAGGCCGTAGCTCTCCACAATTCGATGTCCCTCTTCTCGAATTTTGTAGGTGATGTTCCCCGTGTTCGGCGTCCAAGCACGTATATAATAACCTCGTTTGCTCTGATATTCGTTTATTGTAGGCATAATATGAACTTACGAGAAATTATCTAATGCAATAATCAACTAACCAGTATATAATGGATTTTGAAACGGCAAAGGGCGATGGGAGCGAAGCATAGTCGCTTCCATTTGCAGTTCCAAATGACGAGATAGCCGGCATCAGTTATCGGCAATTTGCATGGGGTATTGCTTAGTACCCTACCGTGAGACCAATTGCATAGGAGGTGCCCATTCCCCCGAACTGATGGGGGTAATGCGGCCAATCAACTATGACAGGAGAGGATCGATCAAAGAGTGGCAACACTCGTCCGCGTTTGAACCAAGCAGCACAATTAACCACGGTTCTGTCAGCAGTCGTGGTTACTGCGATGTCGGCGACGAAGGCGGTCACTATGTCGACAGCTCACTATCCCTGTTTGTGTCTCTAGCAGTCGCAGTGAGTTTCGGACTGTACCTACTGACTCAGCCTCATTGAATCAGACAAAGATCAGCTATCAGCAGGTGGCACGGTTCTCAAACTACTTGATAGGGCCACCAGCATCGCGAATAAACATTCGCGCATCCATCAGTGTTACAAACTTCACCTTAGCCAGTTCGTCAGGGTCTGCTACGGCGATATCTCCAACTGAATGAAATCCAGCCGCATTCAATCGTTTCTCTCTCCCAGAACCAAGTTCCTCAATCTCAGTGAGTGGTGCAGTGGGACGTTCGCTTGTTTGCTTGATCCATTCTTCGCAGGTAGTTTCACCGTACTTGATTTTTCCAGCTAATTCTTTTGCATTCGCCTGCGCAAGGTCTCCAATGGTGGTGATTCCAGCTTTAGCTAGCTCCTCTGATTTTGCTGAACCAATACCATTCAGCGTGTCAACTGGAGCGTTGTCAAAACATTTTGCTTGAGCGATAAATGCAGTTGACTCTTTTAATGAATGACCAGTGTGTTCAGCAACCCACTCTGCTCCCGCGTCACCCAAAGCCGCAAACGAATTGACCCCATACTTTGCTAATTGTTCTACGCCTTCGGGTTCGAGTCCATTGATGAGGAGCAGTTCAGAGTCTCCGATCTCTACGATAGGAGTCGAAGGTTCCTCGGCACGTTTGGTACTGGCCGTGGAAGATGGGGACTCTTCGCCCTCTCCAGATTCATTCATCAAATTGCGTATGTCGGATCCGATATATTTGTTGACATTCATTGTCGACACATCATGAGTCCGTATGAACTCCTCAACCAGCGGCTCGGCTTCAAGACGAAGGATTAGATCGTATAATGACTCCCCGTCGACTAGCTTTACTCGTCTACGCTTTGCCTCACGCACCGCTGTTGAATGGAACGAATTGAGGGTCACTAATACAGAAAGGTCAACCGTTGATGTCGGGGGAGGCGCACACTTCCGCACATCTGGTGAGCCGAGCTTAGCCTTTGGGTTAAACGGGTCGTACTGCTTGGCTTCAATATGAGTCACAGCCTCGTATGGAAATGTCTGCTTTGCTATGACATCAACACCTCCGTCACGGCTCCCCTTTGTTACTTCAGTTTGGTAACCTTGTAGCGTCCAGAGGGCTGCGACAAATTCCTCAAATTCGGTCGATGTCAGGTTCTTATGGATCGCCGAGAGCATCTCATCTCTGCCATCTTCCCTCTCATCATCACTGGACATTTCCAATTGATCCCTCCCCTCTTCTGCTCTTGTACTACTGTAATGTCAGATGAAGAAGATAGCTTTGTCGATTAACCTAACAGTCGCGTTGACTATCGCCGACACTCCACGCGTTCGGGCGTAATCATCGACTCCTATGACCGAACTGCGAGCGACACCACGTCCTCAAGCATAGTCTGCTCCAGAATCAGCTCCCGGTACCCATCGTCGACCAAATCCGTGGGGTTTGTCGTCGCCAGCTCCGTTATATAACCTGTCTCCTCGTCAATGTCGGGATGGTTCTCGTCACGTTCCCAGATTTCGGCCTGCTCGACGAGCTGTATCCAATTTTCAATCACATTCTGCTCAATATCCCGTGCGAGGTCTCGGAGACGCCCGACAAGGGCGTCTACCATCAGCTGATTCTCTCAACTACCTCATCAAGAAAGCTTTCCAAAGTCTCGATGCTTTGTCCTTCTCGATACATGGCTTCTACAATCGATTTTCCCTGAGACTTCTTGTAACTATTTCCTACACGATGAATACGTCCGCACTCACTGCAAGTGCGCTCTTCTTGTGAGGGGACATCTCTTCCAGTATATTGTCGAGCTATTTCTGCACAGAGTTTGTCGGGGATGTCCACATAATGAGATACGAACCCCTCGCTAACTTCCAAGCCAAGTGCCTCATTGATTCCTTCCGGAGTGAAATAGTTCTCAATTTCACGTCGCTCAAGAACACGAATTAGCACATCCGACTCGCAGGTATCACATTGCTCTCGGAGGTCACGTATGTATGGTTTTTCAGAATCGTCGGGACTTGACCGATCACTATCGAGTAGGAAACCGAAGTTCCGGTTAATTTCGGCTAATTCAGCAGGGTCGCATTGTCGAATATTTCCACTGCCACCAAGATGCTGAATGGTAATTCTTGCTCTATCTGCCTCCGAGAGGTGATTATCTGCGACGACTCTCAACATCTGTACGTCAGTGCTACCTTCGACATAGACCACAAAGTCACTCTGGAGAATGTCACTATTGCGAGCACCCAGTTCTTCAATGACCGATAGATAGTCCTCCTCAATTTGTCTGACCGATGTTCTGCCAGCATCCCGCTGTACAAGTATAACATCTCCGTGTCCACGCCGATCAATGAATTCCGGGGAATGAGTAGACAGCATAACTTGTCCACCGTTCGTTGAGATCTGCTTCAGTGCCCCGAGCATCCGGCGTTTTGCTTCGGGGTGTAGCCAATTTCCGGGTTCTTCGAACAACAGCAGGTAACCTTCTCCAATGTGGCGCTCTCTATACGTTTCGACTAGTGAAAGAACCAGCATACTTCCGACGCCTGATCCCCTCTGATCAATGGGAACGGACATCTCTGAATACTGATCAGTAATTCGAATAGAGGGTGTGAACGCCTTACCCAGATTAATTTCACCGGTATCAAGCTCTAGGTGTCTTATGGAATCCATTCGGCTCACTAGGCCCTCTTCGATCTGTTCCTGAACCGCCCCCACCTCTCTATTCAATTCACTCTCTAGTTCTTTCCTCGCCTGTCGAAGAGCATCGCTCTCCTCAAGTAGTGGAGTGAGTAGCTGATCGATTAGTGTATTTGACTTAAAAGTAGTCTCCTCTGTTACATTCCTCTCGGCAGGAATATAAACCGGCTCGGGGAGATATTCCCAAAGGAAGTCACGCGTGTCTGGTTTTCCGAGTGAATCGTATTCTCCGACTAGGGTATCAGCCCCGATCGCAACCTCATCAGGCCCAAGATAGGTTTCGGCCATGCTTCTCCGTGGATCAGGGTACTCCCACTTCCGTGTGATCTGGAGTGTATTATCGGGAATCTCGATTGAGTCATCGAGAGCGTCGGCCAATTCATCAGGAACTGGGCTAAACAACGCTGAAATGATTATATCGTCCTCAGTGCCCATGTGGAACTGATTGGTTGTAGGCTTCCCTTTCTCGGTTAGGAACATTTCAATAGCCTCTAAAAGTGAGGACTTTCCTGCATCGTTTTTACCGACAAGTACCGAGAGATCTGAGACTGACTCGATTTGGGTGCGCTCAATTGATTTGAAGTTCTTAATCTGAATACCGGAGAGTCGCATCATTGGATGATTCCTTGAAATCCACTCAACCAGTAACCCAGAATGTTTCGGTGAATCCAAGTGCTACAGGCATGCTTGGCGGGTAGATGCAGTAGACTGGCTACTTTGCTCGGTATAGTTACTTCACATGATATTCAGCCCAAAGAGACTATGAGCGGAGAGGGTAGGCCCTATGTATGAGTCAATATTCCGAACTGAACGTGTATTTTCATCGGCTTGCCCCCGGAAGTCCAACCGATGAGACATTGTTCAAATTCTACGACGAGGGATACATCCTCTGCCACTACGACGACGTCGCGAGCTTCTCTGCAGACGAGTACGAGAACGGA
This Salinigranum marinum DNA region includes the following protein-coding sequences:
- a CDS encoding ATP-dependent nuclease, with translation MMRLSGIQIKNFKSIERTQIESVSDLSVLVGKNDAGKSSLLEAIEMFLTEKGKPTTNQFHMGTEDDIIISALFSPVPDELADALDDSIEIPDNTLQITRKWEYPDPRRSMAETYLGPDEVAIGADTLVGEYDSLGKPDTRDFLWEYLPEPVYIPAERNVTEETTFKSNTLIDQLLTPLLEESDALRQARKELESELNREVGAVQEQIEEGLVSRMDSIRHLELDTGEINLGKAFTPSIRITDQYSEMSVPIDQRGSGVGSMLVLSLVETYRERHIGEGYLLLFEEPGNWLHPEAKRRMLGALKQISTNGGQVMLSTHSPEFIDRRGHGDVILVQRDAGRTSVRQIEEDYLSVIEELGARNSDILQSDFVVYVEGSTDVQMLRVVADNHLSEADRARITIQHLGGSGNIRQCDPAELAEINRNFGFLLDSDRSSPDDSEKPYIRDLREQCDTCESDVLIRVLERREIENYFTPEGINEALGLEVSEGFVSHYVDIPDKLCAEIARQYTGRDVPSQEERTCSECGRIHRVGNSYKKSQGKSIVEAMYREGQSIETLESFLDEVVERIS